In Deltaproteobacteria bacterium, the sequence ACTCTCTCTCGCAAGCGAGAGATTTCTCGTACGACTTGCATGTGTTAGGCACGCCGCCAGCGTTCATTCTGAGCCAGGATCAAACTCGCCACTTAAACTGCAAAACCAGGAAATCCTGGTTATATAACAGGAGTTTGTGGGCCCACGAGATTTACACGCTATTTAGTTTTCAAAGATCAGACAGACACGCGATGCGATTATTTTATAATACGGATCCGACTTTCTGTCAAGCGAAAATTATATTTTGTTTTGGGAATGATTTGGGAAATTGCCTCCTCTTCATGCCGGGACCACCAGTCAATTTCTGCCCACTGGAGGATCCCAAGTCAACCAAGCCCGGCGAGTATACCCTTTGAACCACAAAAGTCAAGTGGTTTTTTTCTCCGAGCGGCAACTTTTCGCTCCGACCTTGCAACTCTATGTATCTATCCGAATTTTATGATAATGCTTCTTCCCCGCTCGCAGAACTATTTCGCCATCCTGCAGCTGGCTCCACTCTATGAGCTCGTCAAAGCGTTGCAGCCGTTTGCCATTTACATAGGCGCCACCTTGCTGTATGAGTCGGCGTGCCGCTGCCCGTGAAGAACAGAGCCCAACCTCAGCAAAGAGTTCAAAGGCAGGAACGCCTTCTTGCAAGCGACTCTCGGCAACAATGGTAGTTGGAATCGAGCCGGCAGATATTGCTGCCGCAGTCAGCCTCTCACCACGGCCCACGTCACTGCTCGGCAAGAAATCTTCGGGAATCTGCCGCTTGCCGAAATGTGCTTCAGATTCTGCCTGCGCTTGCAGGGCGGCCTGTCGACCATGGGTAATCTTGGTCACCTCGTAAGCAAGCACAGTTTTTGCCATGTTGAGATCCGCCCCTGCAAGTGACCCTACTGAACGGATTTCTTCCATGGGCAGAAAAGTAAAATAAGCCAGGAAACGAACCACGTCCTGATCTGCCGTGTTTACCCAGTATTGATAGTACTCGTATGGCGTGGTGAGCTCGGCAGCCAACCAGACGGCGCCGGTGGCGGTCTTCCCCATTTTCTCATTGCCGGCGGTGGTAATGAGTGGAAAGGTGATGCCGAAGGCCGTTTTCTGTCGCAGTCGTCTTATGAGGTCTACCCCGGCAACGATGTTTCCCCATTGATCGCTGCCGCCCATTTGAATGCGGCAATTGTAGGCATCGAACAGGTGGAGAAAATCATACGCCTGCAAGAGCATATAATTGAATTCTATGAAACTCAGCCCCGTCTCCAGTCTGAGTTTGTAGCTTTCCGCACTCAACATGCGGTTGACGCTGAAGTGCCGTCCTATGTCGCGCAGGAACTCGATATAATTCAAAGGCAGCAGCCAGTCGGCATTGTTGAGCAGCAGGGCTCGGCCCTGGGTAAAATCCAAGAATCGTCCCAGCTGCTTTTTCAGGCTGACAGCATTGGCTTCTATTTTCTGACGACTGAGCATCTGCCGCATCTCGGTCTTGCCGCTCGGGTCGCCGACCATGGCGGTGCCGCCCCCCAGGAGGGCGATGGGTCTGTGGCCGCACCGTTGCATGTGAGCAAGGGACATGATGGGTATGAGGCTGCCCACATGAAAACTGGGAGCTGTTGGATCGAAGCCCACGTAGCAGGTGGTCGGCTCTTGCAGAACCGAGCGCACCGCCTCTGCATCTGTCACCTGATCGAGAAAACCTCGTTCTTGCAGCACATCATACGCGTTCAACACACCAGGTTCCTCCGACTGTCAGGTGCACCGGGTTATGATCCCGGGCACAACCCCTGACTGCAAAATTTTTTTCATCCCTCAGCAGCTCATTTGTGCCAGGCTCTGGAGACCCCTGCAACGATGGCTCCAATTTACTCCACCGCCTTACAGATCCGAGTAATTGACTCGGTGCGACCACTCGCCGAGGCAACATCGAGCAGGACTGCCTGCAGCTGTTGCCCTGCACGGGCCAGGTTAAACTTTGTCGGCCTTTGTGAGATGAGTTGAGCAATGGCATCTTCCTTGCGCACCCCCAGCACCGAGTCGGTTGGCCCGGTCATGCCCACATCAGTAATGTAGCCGGTGCCCTCTGGCAGAATGCGCTCATCAGCTGTCTGCACGTGGGTGTGGGTTCCCACCACTGCACTCACTCGCCCGTCCAGATACCACGCCAGGGCCAGCTTTTCAGAAGTTGCTTCCGCATGAAAATCCACTAACAATACGGCAGCCTCCTCCTGGAGCCCACCGATGAGTAAATCGGCGGTTCTGAAGGGGCAGTCCACTGGTTTCATGAACACGCGCCCTTCCAGATTCAACACAGCCACGGGCAAGCCAGCTGCGGTTTCCACTATGCAATAGCCGCGACCAGGTGCTCCCGGCGGATAATTGGCCGGGCGCAAAACTCTATCTGTACCATCGAGATAGGATTCAATCTCTTTCTTCTTCCAGATGTGGTTCCCTGAAGTGAGCACGTCAATGCCAGCATTGAGCAGTTGCTCTGCCACCTTGGGTGTCAGGCCAACTCCTCCTGCTGCATTTTCTGCGTTGGCCACAACCAGGTCTACCTGTTGGCCGCCTATGATCCTGGGCAGCAGTTTTTCCACCACGCGTCTGCCGCTCTTGCCCACAATGTCGCCGACAAAGAGAACACGTATGAGCTGCCCGCTCCTCTCCTCCATCTGTACTCCGGACCACTGACCTCAGCCGGCCACGCAACTGGCATAAACATGGGGTAGCAGACCCCCCGGCTTATCGGGCATAGTCAACTGCCCTGGTCTCACGGATGACTGTCACTTTAATCTGCCCAGGATAGCTGAGTTCATTTTCGATGCGTTTGGCTATATCGCGACTCAAGAGGACGGATTCTTCGTCAGAAATCTTGTCGCTTTCAACCATGATCCGCAGCTCACGTCCTGCTTGAATGGCAAACGACTTGCTCACCCCCTGGAATGAATTGGCTATTCTTTCAAGGTCTTCCAGTCTCTTGACGTAGCTCTCCAGCAGTTCTTTTCTCGCACCCGGTCTCGCTCCCGAAAGAGTATCGGCTGCCTGCACCAGCACGGCTAGAACGCTTTCCGGCTCCACATCCTCGTGGTGTGCTGCCAGGGCATGGACAATCTGGGGAGATTCCCCGAACTTCTTGGCCAGCTCTGCGCCAATGATCGCATGGGGCCCCTCGACTTCATGATCAACTGCTTTGCCGATATCATGCAGCAGACCAGCACGCTTGGCCCGCTTTTCGTTCTCCCCCAACTCTGCAGCCATAATGCCGCACAGAAAGGCGACCTCCAGGGAATGCTGCAGCACATTCTGACCGTAGCTGCTGCGATACTTCAGCTTCCCTATGAGTCTGACAAGTTCCGGGTGGATTCCATGGACACCCACGTCAAAAGCAGCCTGTTCACCGGCTTCCCGCGTGATTGTCTCAACTTCCTGAGACACTTTTTCCACGATTTCCTCAATCCTGGCCGGATGTATGCGCCCATCACTGATCAATCGTTCCAGTGAAAGGCGAGCAACTTCACGACGAACAGGATTGAAGCCGGAAAGAATAACTGCCTCGGGAGTATCGTCAATAATCAAGTCGATGCCGGTGGAGGCCTCTATAGCCCTGATGTTGCGGCCTTCCCTGCCGATGATCCTTCCTTTCATTTCCTCGTTTGGCAGAGTCACCACAGAAACCGCCTTCTCGGCCACATAGTCTCCTGCGTATCTTTTGATGGCCAGGGCAATGATATGCTGCGCTTTCTTACTGGCATTTTCTCGTGCTGCCGTCTCGATTCGCTTGATGAGCTTGGCAGCGTCATGGCGCGCTTCGGCCTCCATTGATCTTATCAGCATCTCCTTGGCCTCACTGGAGGAAATTCCCGCCATCCTCTCCAGTTGTTCACGTTGCTGGCGAATGAGTTCGTCCAGGTGCTGCTGTTTGGCAATTGCCTCCTTCTCCTGCTGGATGATGAACCTTTCTTTGCGAGAGATATTCGTCTCCCGCTTGTCGAAAAGTTCACTCTTTTTCTCCAGATTTTCCTCTTTTTGAAGCAGGCGGCGCTCGAAGTTATGCAGCTCCTTCCTGGTATCCTTGACTTCTTTTTCGAAATCAAGCTTCATCTGATAGAGGCTGTCTTTTGCCTGAATAACTGCTTCTTTCCGCAGGGTTTCAGCTTCTTTTTGAGCCTCTTCAATAATCCTCTGTGCCGCGTTCCTGCTCGACTCCATCCTGGCGTACATGAGCTTTCTTACCAGGAGAGCCCCTGCTGCACCGCCAACCAGGATGCCAAGCAAGACCAAAATAATGCTCGCGGCACTTATGCCGTAGACTTCCATTGTATCCCCCTTGCTGCAACCACTCTTCTTACAAAAAGTAAGATGCTGTCAAATATTCAGTGTCTGGGGAAAATGATATGAATCTCGTCCTCCTGTCATCTGCCAATTTCAAAAATTACCGTGCTGTTCACCACTCTGGCCATTGCAAGCTGACGCAGTCAGTGGCTGCGCCAGTAAAGCCTTCCCTCGCCAGCTGTTGTCCAGACCGACAAGAGGACGACTCTAGAGTTGCCGCAATCCACTACTGCATAACGCTCATGGAAGCTCTGTTTGATAACGTTACAGGAGATACGAGAGATGCAGCTGGCCGGTTAGCCGGGGAAAAGAATCTAGGGTGGGGGGCTCTGTCATGGTGTGCCAGCTTCGGCACACTTTACCACCTCGTGCAATTACCTGTGGTAGGAGTATTTCACTTCGCCAAAAGAGTCACTTCTCCTCATAGTTGGCGCAAAATTAGACCATTGTGGGCCCTTAAAAGGCTATATTTTTGCAGCCTGCTTGCAGGCTGTTGAGGAAAATCTGGGTAAGTCGCTGAATCGCCTGCGTATATCTGCACCAGGCTCAGCACCCGGCTATCATGTCATCTCGCAGCAGTTGGCGACGGTTGCGCATTCCCCTCTAGCCTCGGGTAGGGTCCCTGTCCCCGACCCTGGATATATATTATCTCCGCCTCTCCAGCCAGCATCCTTTCATACCCCTGCCGGCCAAGGATTCCTCCCTGGAATCCTCATGAGCGGTTTACAAGAAAATAGCGAAAAATGATCATGTACGCAAGATAAAAATGATTTTTAGAGGTTAGCTGGTCAGCTAGTCAGTCTACGCTACCGGCGTGAATGTTTCGGCAATGGCTGTGGTGAGGCTGCAACCGGGGGAGTGTCACCGGCATGGCGCAGCGGCCAGAAAATCATCCGCCCTGTGAAGAGAACAGCAAGCATCGTGCCCGGCAGCGGCATCTTTACGGCAGAAGGCTCTTTCTTGTTCATCAGCGTCGCCAGTGGGCAAGAAACAAAAAGGCCTTGTCATACTTCGCAGTCAGAAAGGCAGCCAATTACAGGACCAGAGCGCCAGCAACAGGCCAAACCGCACAAAAAAACCCCCGCGAAGGTGCCGTGTCGGCAGATTGTTTTGAACCTGGTTTCACCAGGTGGGCACCCTGTTGGTACTTTAGGCGTCTTGCTCAACACAAGGCGTCACACCGTGCC encodes:
- a CDS encoding tyrosine--tRNA ligase; this encodes MNAYDVLQERGFLDQVTDAEAVRSVLQEPTTCYVGFDPTAPSFHVGSLIPIMSLAHMQRCGHRPIALLGGGTAMVGDPSGKTEMRQMLSRQKIEANAVSLKKQLGRFLDFTQGRALLLNNADWLLPLNYIEFLRDIGRHFSVNRMLSAESYKLRLETGLSFIEFNYMLLQAYDFLHLFDAYNCRIQMGGSDQWGNIVAGVDLIRRLRQKTAFGITFPLITTAGNEKMGKTATGAVWLAAELTTPYEYYQYWVNTADQDVVRFLAYFTFLPMEEIRSVGSLAGADLNMAKTVLAYEVTKITHGRQAALQAQAESEAHFGKRQIPEDFLPSSDVGRGERLTAAAISAGSIPTTIVAESRLQEGVPAFELFAEVGLCSSRAAARRLIQQGGAYVNGKRLQRFDELIEWSQLQDGEIVLRAGKKHYHKIRIDT
- the rny gene encoding ribonuclease Y codes for the protein MEVYGISAASIILVLLGILVGGAAGALLVRKLMYARMESSRNAAQRIIEEAQKEAETLRKEAVIQAKDSLYQMKLDFEKEVKDTRKELHNFERRLLQKEENLEKKSELFDKRETNISRKERFIIQQEKEAIAKQQHLDELIRQQREQLERMAGISSSEAKEMLIRSMEAEARHDAAKLIKRIETAARENASKKAQHIIALAIKRYAGDYVAEKAVSVVTLPNEEMKGRIIGREGRNIRAIEASTGIDLIIDDTPEAVILSGFNPVRREVARLSLERLISDGRIHPARIEEIVEKVSQEVETITREAGEQAAFDVGVHGIHPELVRLIGKLKYRSSYGQNVLQHSLEVAFLCGIMAAELGENEKRAKRAGLLHDIGKAVDHEVEGPHAIIGAELAKKFGESPQIVHALAAHHEDVEPESVLAVLVQAADTLSGARPGARKELLESYVKRLEDLERIANSFQGVSKSFAIQAGRELRIMVESDKISDEESVLLSRDIAKRIENELSYPGQIKVTVIRETRAVDYAR
- a CDS encoding TIGR00282 family metallophosphoesterase — encoded protein: MEERSGQLIRVLFVGDIVGKSGRRVVEKLLPRIIGGQQVDLVVANAENAAGGVGLTPKVAEQLLNAGIDVLTSGNHIWKKKEIESYLDGTDRVLRPANYPPGAPGRGYCIVETAAGLPVAVLNLEGRVFMKPVDCPFRTADLLIGGLQEEAAVLLVDFHAEATSEKLALAWYLDGRVSAVVGTHTHVQTADERILPEGTGYITDVGMTGPTDSVLGVRKEDAIAQLISQRPTKFNLARAGQQLQAVLLDVASASGRTESITRICKAVE